From a region of the Polynucleobacter corsicus genome:
- the fur gene encoding ferric iron uptake transcriptional regulator, with the protein MNQNPTPADLRDIGLKATGPRMKILDFFHQNGGTHFSAEDVFMALAKDDKEIGLATVYRVLTQFEQAGLLLRSHFESSKGDGRAIYELNEGQHHDHLVCLDCGHVEEFVDEAIEKRQRDIAKNLGFKLQEHSLAMYGHCQKKNCRNKLKS; encoded by the coding sequence ATGAACCAAAACCCGACTCCAGCAGATTTACGCGATATTGGCCTTAAGGCAACCGGTCCACGCATGAAAATCTTGGACTTTTTTCATCAAAATGGTGGCACGCACTTTAGCGCCGAAGACGTCTTTATGGCCCTGGCCAAAGATGACAAAGAAATTGGTTTAGCCACGGTTTATCGAGTGCTCACCCAGTTTGAGCAAGCAGGCCTCTTACTCCGTAGTCATTTTGAGTCCAGCAAAGGTGATGGCAGGGCAATTTATGAACTGAACGAGGGTCAGCATCACGACCACTTGGTCTGCCTCGATTGCGGTCATGTTGAGGAGTTTGTAGATGAAGCTATCGAGAAAAGACAGCGCGATATTGCTAAAAACCTCGGTTTCAAGCTCCAGGAACACTCTTTAGCCATGTATGGTCACTGCCAAAAGAAGAATTGTCGCAATAAGCTAAAGTCCTAA
- a CDS encoding outer membrane protein assembly factor BamE translates to MQNCLQLFTCLLNSIFRVFDLARIGLVITAVSSVMIATGCTSAVDDTQRAWMNKVFRPYVPDVVQGNFISSEQYAKLQVGQSREQVRQILGTPLLASYFHANRWDYVFEFKRDNQKMSKERRVTVFFEGDKLVKFQGDALPTDIELVAEIDGYAKTKRSFWDVMTGSNKPPVTPPLQQPELLVPSPTNNLPAGATVPAAPASSSFWDFFSFSKKSPDAQPVPQQLGPGALNVPQASEVK, encoded by the coding sequence ATGCAAAATTGCCTTCAACTTTTTACCTGTCTATTGAACTCCATTTTTAGGGTTTTTGACCTTGCTCGGATCGGCTTGGTCATTACTGCAGTGAGTTCGGTAATGATTGCTACTGGCTGCACCAGCGCTGTTGATGACACACAACGCGCCTGGATGAATAAAGTCTTTAGACCGTATGTTCCAGATGTGGTGCAGGGCAACTTTATTTCGAGTGAGCAATACGCCAAGTTACAAGTGGGGCAGAGTCGTGAGCAAGTGCGTCAAATTCTAGGTACACCTTTGCTGGCAAGTTATTTCCATGCAAATCGCTGGGACTACGTTTTTGAATTTAAACGTGATAATCAGAAAATGAGTAAAGAGCGTCGCGTCACCGTATTTTTCGAAGGTGATAAGTTAGTTAAGTTCCAAGGCGATGCGTTGCCAACCGATATTGAGTTGGTTGCTGAAATTGATGGCTATGCAAAAACCAAACGCTCATTCTGGGATGTGATGACGGGATCGAACAAGCCTCCAGTAACTCCACCTTTGCAGCAGCCAGAGTTACTGGTTCCTAGCCCAACTAATAATTTGCCCGCCGGGGCTACAGTGCCCGCTGCTCCTGCTAGCAGTTCATTTTGGGACTTTTTTAGCTTTTCAAAAAAGTCGCCAGATGCTCAGCCGGTGCCTCAACAGTTAGGCCCTGGTGCACTCAATGTCCCGCAGGCTAGCGAAGTTAAATAA
- the dapB gene encoding 4-hydroxy-tetrahydrodipicolinate reductase, translating to MKIAIAGATGRMGKMLIEAVLNCTDAELVGALEHESCPLLGEDTGAFLGKKTGVAITSDITKALSGAEFLIDFTRPEGTMAHLAVAQKTNTKMIIGTTGLSPEQIDSLKKAAANLAIVFAPNMSVGVNATFKLLEIAAKMLNEGYDIEIVEAHHRHKVDAPSGTALRMGEVIADALGEKLEDVAVYAREGHTGERKVGSIGFATIRGGDIVGDHTVLFAGEGERIEISHKSSSRQSYAQGSLRAARFLQGQSSGMYDMQDVLGLRK from the coding sequence ATGAAAATCGCAATTGCTGGTGCAACCGGCCGCATGGGAAAAATGTTGATCGAGGCTGTGCTCAATTGCACGGATGCTGAGCTTGTTGGTGCGCTGGAGCATGAGTCTTGCCCTTTGCTTGGTGAAGATACGGGCGCGTTCTTAGGTAAAAAAACTGGTGTAGCCATTACATCGGATATTACGAAGGCTTTAAGTGGTGCTGAGTTTTTGATTGACTTCACTCGTCCCGAGGGCACGATGGCGCACTTGGCTGTGGCACAAAAGACGAACACCAAAATGATTATCGGTACTACCGGCCTGAGCCCAGAACAAATTGACAGCCTGAAGAAAGCCGCTGCAAATTTAGCTATCGTATTTGCGCCAAACATGAGTGTGGGCGTGAATGCTACATTTAAGTTGCTAGAGATCGCTGCCAAGATGTTGAACGAGGGCTATGACATTGAAATTGTTGAAGCCCATCACCGTCACAAGGTAGATGCCCCATCAGGTACCGCCCTCAGAATGGGTGAAGTGATTGCGGATGCGCTTGGTGAGAAATTGGAAGATGTTGCGGTATATGCACGCGAAGGTCACACCGGAGAGCGCAAAGTGGGCTCGATTGGTTTTGCCACTATTCGAGGTGGAGATATTGTGGGTGATCACACTGTCTTATTTGCGGGCGAGGGTGAGCGCATTGAGATTAGCCATAAGTCTTCTAGTCGTCAGTCTTATGCACAAGGTTCGTTGCGCGCTGCACGCTTCTTGCAAGGTCAAAGCTCTGGCATGTATGACATGCAAGATGTGCTTGGACTGCGTAAGTGA
- the leuS gene encoding leucine--tRNA ligase, with protein MSKDYDHRSIEAAARADWESAQAYKVAENAVDSSGKPRPKYYACSMLPYPSGKLHMGHVRNYTINDVMARQLRMQGYNVLMPMGWDAFGMPAENAAIQNKVPPAKWTYDNIAYMKKQMAAMGLAIDWSREVATCSPDYYRWNQWLFLKMLEKGIAYRKTQVVNWDPIDQTVLANEQVIDGRGWRSGALVEKREIPGYYFNITAYAEQLLSGLDNLGWPERVKTMQQNWIGKSRGVRFAFKHEIADAHGNFVQDGQLYVFTTRADTIMGVTFCAVAAEHPLATLAATNNPELAAFIEKCKTGSVIEADLATQEKEGMFTGLYVTHPLTKEPVPVWVGNYVLMSYGDGAVMGVPAHDERDFAFALKYDLPIKQVIALRTPSEIFNTSHWQDWYAQKDDVVCLNSGKYDGLSHEEAVDAVAKDLEKMDIGEIKTTYRLRDWGISRQRYWGTPIPIIHCGDEHNPGCGAVPVPEADLPVVLPEDCVPDGSGNPLNKRADFLNVKCPKCGKPARRETDTMDTFVDSSWYFMRYTGPDAKTMVDERNEYWMPMDQYIGGIEHAILHLLYARFWTKVMRDLNLITFDEPFQNLLTQGMVLNETYYSEEASGKKTWLNPLDVELELDDKGRPQSAKLKGDTSGTPVIIGGVEKMSKSKNNGVDPQALIDQYGADTARLFVMFAAPPEQQLEWSSAGVEGASRFLRRVWMYSSSQADAIRAAGEVLPGDLNDAEKELRREVHTILKQANFDYQRRQYNTVVSAAMKMLNVLEPVKLGDKSSIRPAVLRECLSILIRVLYPVVPHLTHALWNEIGCDQSFGTLLDAPWPVVDEAALIQTELTIMLQINGKLRGDIRVPADATKEQIEALALQSEPAIKALNGAAPKKVIMVPGRLINIVA; from the coding sequence ATGAGTAAGGATTACGATCACCGCAGTATTGAAGCTGCAGCACGCGCTGATTGGGAAAGTGCGCAAGCTTATAAGGTGGCCGAGAACGCAGTAGATTCTTCCGGTAAGCCAAGGCCAAAATACTATGCCTGCTCTATGTTGCCTTACCCATCCGGTAAGTTGCATATGGGACATGTTCGCAACTACACCATTAATGATGTGATGGCCAGACAGTTGCGTATGCAGGGCTACAACGTACTCATGCCAATGGGTTGGGATGCGTTTGGTATGCCCGCTGAAAACGCGGCGATTCAGAATAAAGTGCCCCCGGCTAAATGGACCTACGACAACATTGCTTATATGAAAAAGCAAATGGCGGCGATGGGTCTTGCAATTGATTGGTCGCGCGAAGTGGCTACTTGTAGTCCCGATTACTATCGTTGGAACCAATGGCTCTTTTTAAAGATGCTTGAAAAAGGTATTGCTTATCGCAAGACCCAAGTTGTGAACTGGGATCCAATCGATCAAACGGTATTAGCAAACGAGCAAGTGATTGATGGGCGCGGTTGGCGCTCTGGTGCATTGGTCGAGAAACGTGAAATACCAGGCTACTACTTCAATATCACTGCTTATGCAGAACAATTACTGTCTGGCCTAGATAATTTAGGTTGGCCTGAGCGTGTGAAGACCATGCAGCAAAATTGGATTGGTAAGAGTCGTGGTGTGCGTTTTGCGTTTAAGCATGAGATTGCTGATGCGCACGGTAACTTTGTTCAAGATGGTCAGCTGTATGTATTTACAACGCGTGCTGACACCATTATGGGTGTTACTTTCTGCGCTGTTGCAGCCGAGCATCCACTGGCAACATTAGCGGCTACTAATAATCCAGAGTTAGCTGCATTTATTGAGAAATGCAAAACGGGTAGCGTGATTGAAGCTGATCTAGCTACTCAAGAAAAAGAAGGCATGTTCACAGGTTTATATGTGACGCATCCACTAACTAAAGAGCCGGTACCAGTTTGGGTTGGTAACTACGTCTTGATGTCTTATGGCGATGGCGCCGTGATGGGTGTGCCTGCGCATGATGAGCGGGACTTTGCATTTGCTCTCAAGTACGACTTGCCGATTAAGCAAGTGATTGCTTTGCGCACTCCATCAGAAATATTCAATACTAGCCATTGGCAAGATTGGTATGCCCAAAAGGATGATGTCGTTTGTCTTAATAGCGGTAAGTACGATGGCTTATCGCATGAAGAGGCCGTGGATGCAGTAGCCAAAGATTTAGAGAAAATGGATATTGGTGAAATCAAAACCACTTATCGTTTGCGTGATTGGGGCATTTCTCGTCAGCGCTATTGGGGAACGCCGATTCCGATTATTCATTGTGGCGATGAGCATAATCCTGGTTGCGGAGCGGTCCCAGTGCCTGAGGCAGATTTACCAGTAGTGCTGCCGGAAGATTGCGTGCCAGATGGTAGTGGTAACCCACTCAATAAACGTGCCGACTTCCTCAATGTCAAGTGTCCAAAATGCGGTAAGCCTGCGCGTCGTGAGACTGACACCATGGATACCTTTGTGGATTCTTCTTGGTATTTCATGCGTTACACCGGTCCAGACGCGAAGACGATGGTCGATGAGCGTAATGAATACTGGATGCCAATGGATCAATACATTGGCGGTATTGAGCATGCGATTTTGCATTTACTCTATGCGCGCTTCTGGACTAAGGTCATGCGTGATCTCAATCTCATTACTTTTGATGAGCCCTTCCAAAACTTATTGACGCAAGGGATGGTGCTCAATGAGACTTACTACTCTGAAGAAGCATCTGGTAAAAAAACTTGGTTGAATCCTTTAGATGTTGAGCTCGAGCTCGATGACAAAGGTCGTCCTCAAAGTGCCAAGCTGAAAGGCGATACTTCTGGCACGCCAGTCATTATTGGTGGCGTTGAGAAGATGTCTAAGAGTAAAAACAATGGCGTTGATCCTCAAGCCTTGATTGATCAATACGGCGCCGATACTGCGCGCCTCTTTGTGATGTTTGCAGCTCCTCCTGAGCAACAACTTGAGTGGTCCAGTGCAGGTGTAGAGGGTGCATCACGCTTCTTGCGCCGTGTCTGGATGTATTCCAGTAGTCAGGCGGATGCAATTCGTGCTGCTGGTGAAGTGTTGCCAGGCGATTTAAATGATGCAGAAAAAGAATTGCGTCGTGAAGTACATACCATTCTGAAGCAGGCAAACTTTGACTATCAGCGTCGCCAGTACAACACGGTAGTTTCTGCAGCAATGAAGATGCTCAATGTCTTAGAGCCCGTGAAATTAGGTGACAAGAGCTCTATCCGCCCAGCAGTATTGCGTGAGTGTTTAAGTATCTTAATTCGGGTGCTTTACCCAGTAGTGCCTCACTTGACCCATGCCCTCTGGAATGAGATTGGCTGCGATCAATCTTTTGGTACTCTTTTGGATGCGCCATGGCCTGTGGTGGACGAAGCTGCGTTGATTCAAACTGAGTTGACCATCATGTTGCAAATTAATGGCAAGTTGCGTGGCGATATAAGAGTGCCTGCCGATGCCACTAAAGAGCAAATTGAGGCTTTGGCATTACAAAGCGAGCCTGCTATAAAAGCATTAAACGGCGCTGCACCTAAAAAGGTGATTATGGTTCCAGGTCGCTTGATTAATATTGTTGCTTAG